From Deltaproteobacteria bacterium, one genomic window encodes:
- a CDS encoding SH3 domain-containing protein, whose translation MYRIPVLLVLSVALCAGALHAADTTPAIVTGAELLYVRRGPGTNFPAFATIDRGERVEVEALDGVWAQVRLASGQTGYVHSTFLSFPGERHSTVVVPATVAVTPTSPPTEEATTSAASATPTTAAPTLATRTHAPTRVTPPRAASPTPTSTPQPTPVASSPTPTPSEEVRGAIGNVASTPERSESPAAKDSDSELAALRIEVQRLTAAADSLQHRLEETSLGDAAVDSDTEHSWRSPLMGLLVIFALLVGWVAGSAYGRQRERTRRGRIRF comes from the coding sequence ATGTATCGCATCCCAGTCCTGCTCGTTCTCAGCGTGGCACTCTGTGCTGGCGCTCTGCATGCCGCCGACACGACTCCAGCGATTGTGACTGGGGCCGAGTTGCTCTACGTCCGCCGCGGGCCGGGGACGAACTTTCCGGCGTTCGCCACCATCGATCGCGGCGAGCGTGTCGAGGTCGAAGCGCTCGACGGCGTGTGGGCACAGGTGCGATTGGCATCGGGCCAGACCGGATACGTACACAGCACTTTCCTCTCTTTCCCGGGCGAGAGACACTCCACCGTTGTCGTTCCAGCCACGGTCGCAGTCACCCCCACGTCCCCGCCAACAGAAGAAGCAACGACTAGCGCAGCATCCGCGACGCCCACGACGGCTGCACCAACGCTGGCGACACGGACCCACGCGCCGACGCGCGTCACACCGCCTCGCGCCGCGTCGCCGACACCGACGAGTACGCCGCAACCGACGCCCGTTGCAAGTTCGCCGACACCAACGCCGAGCGAAGAGGTTCGGGGAGCAATCGGCAACGTGGCGAGCACCCCTGAGCGCAGCGAGTCGCCGGCCGCCAAAGACTCCGATTCCGAACTGGCCGCATTGCGCATCGAAGTTCAACGACTCACCGCCGCGGCCGACAGCCTGCAGCATCGTCTCGAGGAGACCTCGCTGGGAGACGCCGCGGTGGATTCGGACACCGAGCACTCGTGGCGCTCACCGCTGATGGGTTTGCTTGTGATCTTCGCGTTGCTGGTCGGCTGGGTGGCCGGCAGTGCCTACGGCCGCCAGCGTGAACGCACACGGCGCGGGCGCATCCGCTTCTGA
- a CDS encoding methionyl-tRNA formyltransferase, which produces MALLRIVFFGTPEFAVPSLRALLDGEDEVVGVVCQPDKPAGRGHKLGTSPIKDLASARALPVLQPPKLRAEDAFTALRELRPDLIVVAAYGKILPPSFLTLPRLGCINVHASLLPKYRGAAPIQWAILHGETVTGITVMQMNEGMDTGDVLLQSETPIGDDETYGELQTRLADLGAAALQQALSSLKRGELHARPQDDAAATAAPMIQKEDGRIDWSRRAIDIARAVRAYNPWPSATTTLDGTLLKIHRAHVMATNSDAPGTVHVRGSEIVVACGERALRIEQLQLAGRKSLSAAEFLHGGRIPSGARLG; this is translated from the coding sequence ATGGCTTTACTCCGCATCGTCTTCTTCGGCACGCCCGAGTTCGCGGTACCATCACTGCGCGCGCTCCTTGATGGAGAGGACGAGGTTGTAGGGGTGGTCTGCCAGCCCGACAAGCCGGCGGGACGCGGGCACAAGCTTGGAACATCGCCGATCAAGGATCTCGCGAGCGCCCGGGCGCTGCCGGTGTTGCAACCGCCGAAGCTGCGCGCCGAGGATGCGTTCACCGCGCTGCGTGAACTGCGACCGGATCTGATCGTCGTGGCCGCATACGGCAAGATTCTCCCACCGAGCTTTCTCACGTTGCCGCGTCTCGGCTGCATCAACGTTCATGCGTCGTTGCTTCCAAAATATCGCGGGGCGGCGCCGATCCAGTGGGCGATCCTGCATGGCGAGACGGTCACCGGCATTACCGTCATGCAGATGAACGAAGGCATGGACACCGGCGATGTCTTGCTACAAAGCGAAACTCCGATCGGAGACGACGAAACCTATGGCGAGTTGCAGACCAGGCTCGCGGATCTTGGTGCGGCGGCGCTGCAGCAAGCGCTTTCATCGCTCAAACGCGGCGAGTTGCACGCGCGACCGCAAGACGATGCGGCGGCGACAGCGGCGCCGATGATTCAGAAGGAAGACGGGCGTATCGACTGGAGCCGACGCGCCATCGACATCGCGCGCGCCGTCCGCGCGTACAACCCGTGGCCGTCGGCCACCACGACGTTGGACGGTACGCTGTTGAAGATCCATCGAGCCCACGTCATGGCCACCAACAGTGACGCGCCGGGGACAGTCCACGTGCGTGGGAGCGAGATCGTTGTTGCTTGCGGTGAACGTGCACTACGGATCGAACAGCTCCAGCTCGCCGGGCGCAAGAGTTTGAGCGCGGCGGAATTCCTTCACGGTGGGCGGATCCCGAGCGGGGCGCGCCTGGGGTAG
- the aroC gene encoding chorismate synthase, protein MGSTFGQLFRLTTFGESHGGGVGVVVDGCPPRLSISVDEIQRDLDRRRPGQSTITTPRDEPDRAEILSGVFEGQTLGSPIAILVRNTDARPDAYVDFKDTYRPSHADYTYEAKFGIRNWQGGGRASARETIGRVAAGAIARKVLATGATVEVLAYVKQVYSIAANVDSARVTLADVEASITRCPDPQAAEQMIARIEEARRAGDSLGGVVECVCRNVPAGLGEPVFDKLEADLARAVMSLPASKGFEIGSGFAGSTQLTGIEHNDPFTVENGRVRTVSNRSGGVQGGIANGEDIIFRVAFKPTATIRQAQDTVNRAGEHVTLEAKGRHDPCVLPRAVPMVEAMACLVLADHFLRQRGQCG, encoded by the coding sequence ATGGGCTCGACGTTTGGACAATTGTTCCGTCTGACCACCTTCGGTGAGTCGCACGGTGGTGGCGTTGGTGTCGTCGTCGACGGCTGCCCGCCGCGCTTGTCGATCTCGGTCGACGAGATTCAGCGCGATCTCGATCGGCGCCGGCCGGGTCAAAGCACGATCACTACACCGCGCGATGAACCCGACCGGGCAGAGATTCTGTCGGGTGTCTTCGAGGGCCAGACGCTCGGTTCGCCAATCGCGATCCTCGTGCGCAACACCGACGCGCGGCCCGATGCCTACGTCGACTTCAAAGATACCTACCGACCCTCGCACGCCGACTACACGTACGAAGCGAAGTTCGGCATTCGCAATTGGCAAGGCGGGGGACGCGCATCAGCGCGTGAAACGATTGGACGCGTTGCCGCCGGCGCCATCGCGCGCAAAGTGCTCGCAACCGGCGCGACCGTCGAAGTGCTGGCGTACGTGAAGCAAGTCTACAGCATTGCGGCCAACGTCGACTCAGCCCGCGTCACGCTTGCCGACGTGGAGGCTAGCATCACGCGCTGTCCCGATCCGCAGGCCGCGGAGCAAATGATCGCGCGCATCGAGGAGGCGCGACGGGCCGGCGACTCGCTCGGCGGTGTGGTTGAATGCGTCTGTCGCAACGTCCCCGCTGGCCTCGGCGAACCCGTGTTCGACAAGCTCGAAGCCGACCTCGCGCGCGCCGTGATGTCGCTGCCGGCATCGAAGGGTTTCGAGATCGGCAGCGGCTTTGCCGGCAGCACGCAACTCACCGGCATCGAGCACAATGATCCGTTCACGGTCGAGAACGGGCGCGTGCGCACGGTCAGCAACCGCTCCGGCGGCGTGCAAGGCGGCATCGCCAACGGCGAAGACATCATCTTCCGTGTCGCCTTCAAGCCGACCGCAACGATTCGCCAAGCGCAGGACACGGTGAATCGCGCCGGCGAGCACGTCACGCTCGAAGCCAAAGGTCGACACGATCCCTGCGTGCTTCCGCGCGCCGTGCCGATGGTCGAAGCGATGGCCTGCCTGGTATTGGCGGATCACTTCCTTCGTCAGCGCGGTCAGTGCGGATGA
- the plsY gene encoding glycerol-3-phosphate 1-O-acyltransferase PlsY, giving the protein MTLVVLLVAYLLGSIPTGVVIARVAGVDPRRAGSGNIGATNVARTAGRWPGALTLVGDALKGALSVWIAQAAATTPWLPAAAALAAIGGHLFSCFLRFRGGKGVATALGTFLVLTPLAATICVVVFATTARAFRYVSLASMAAVAALPVMTLVCRAGIDIDLAALITAGAIILRHRDNIGRLQDGTEPQFGFRPPAY; this is encoded by the coding sequence ATGACGCTCGTCGTGCTCCTGGTGGCGTATCTGCTCGGATCGATTCCGACCGGAGTGGTCATCGCTCGCGTCGCCGGCGTCGACCCGCGCCGCGCCGGCAGCGGCAACATCGGCGCGACCAACGTCGCGCGTACGGCGGGCCGCTGGCCAGGGGCGCTGACGCTCGTCGGTGACGCGCTGAAAGGGGCGCTGTCGGTGTGGATCGCGCAGGCAGCGGCAACAACGCCGTGGCTCCCCGCCGCCGCGGCGCTCGCCGCGATTGGCGGCCACCTGTTCTCGTGCTTCCTCCGCTTTCGTGGCGGCAAAGGAGTCGCCACCGCGCTGGGCACGTTTCTCGTGCTGACACCGTTGGCAGCGACCATCTGCGTGGTCGTGTTCGCCACGACGGCACGCGCGTTTCGCTACGTGTCCTTGGCGTCGATGGCGGCGGTGGCGGCTCTGCCGGTGATGACTCTCGTCTGTCGAGCCGGCATCGACATCGATCTCGCGGCGTTGATCACTGCCGGAGCCATCATTCTCCGCCACCGCGACAACATTGGCCGGTTGCAGGACGGGACGGAGCCCCAGTTCGGGTTTCGGCCTCCCGCCTACTAA
- a CDS encoding P-II family nitrogen regulator, producing MKKVEAVIKPFKLDEVKEALSAIGIQGLTVSEVKGFGRQKGHTELYRGAEYVVDFLPKVKLEIIVKDEQVVQVVDTIEKAAKTGRIGDGKIFVLAVDEVVRIRTGERGRDAI from the coding sequence ATGAAAAAGGTTGAAGCCGTGATCAAACCGTTCAAATTGGACGAAGTGAAGGAGGCGCTCAGCGCCATCGGGATACAGGGACTGACCGTGAGCGAGGTAAAGGGGTTCGGGCGCCAGAAGGGACACACCGAGTTGTACCGCGGCGCCGAGTACGTGGTGGACTTCCTGCCCAAGGTGAAGCTCGAGATCATCGTCAAGGACGAGCAAGTGGTGCAGGTCGTCGACACCATTGAGAAGGCCGCGAAGACCGGACGCATCGGCGACGGCAAGATCTTCGTCTTGGCGGTCGACGAGGTCGTGCGGATCCGCACCGGCGAGCGAGGGAGGGATGCCATCTAA
- a CDS encoding ribulose-phosphate 3-epimerase — protein sequence MSSPPSRILIAPSMLSADFARLGEEVRAVDAAGADFIHLDVMDGHFVPNLTIGPLVVEAVRPHTKLPLDVHLMIEEPERYIKDFAAAGANYLSVHQEACPHLHAVVQQIRAAGVKPAVVINPATPLSAVEPILADVDMLLIMTVNPGFGGQQFIESTKDKIRAARDFKRARGLSFLIEVDGGVKMENAAAVIAAGAEVLVSGSGVFGTKDYRATIAALRGSSQ from the coding sequence ATGTCATCTCCGCCGTCTCGAATCTTGATCGCGCCGTCGATGCTGTCCGCGGACTTCGCGCGCCTTGGCGAGGAAGTGCGGGCGGTGGATGCCGCGGGCGCCGATTTCATTCATCTCGACGTGATGGACGGGCACTTCGTGCCGAACCTCACGATCGGACCGCTGGTCGTCGAAGCCGTGCGTCCGCACACCAAGCTACCGCTCGACGTCCACCTGATGATCGAGGAGCCCGAGCGCTACATCAAGGACTTCGCCGCGGCCGGTGCGAACTATCTCTCGGTCCATCAGGAGGCCTGCCCGCACTTACATGCTGTCGTGCAACAGATCCGCGCCGCGGGTGTGAAGCCCGCGGTGGTCATCAACCCCGCGACACCATTGAGCGCCGTCGAACCGATTCTCGCCGATGTCGACATGTTGTTGATCATGACGGTGAATCCCGGGTTCGGCGGCCAGCAGTTCATCGAGTCGACGAAGGACAAGATCCGCGCGGCGCGCGACTTCAAGCGCGCACGCGGGTTGTCGTTCCTGATCGAGGTCGACGGGGGCGTGAAGATGGAGAATGCCGCCGCGGTGATCGCCGCGGGCGCGGAGGTGTTGGTGTCCGGCTCCGGAGTGTTCGGCACCAAGGACTACCGCGCCACCATCGCCGCCCTGCGCGGCTCGAGCCAGTGA
- a CDS encoding amidohydrolase family protein has product MSELFHEVASIDYPIIDSDAHVNEPPDLWQVRVPQRLKNRAPKVLHQPDGDVWSFDDGKKLRPVGLTATAGLSYLQFRPSGYKYELIRPGSFDTKERLKDLDADGLYAQIMYPSVTLAGARTYSDERELQCACVRAYNEWLLEFCAPSNGRLIPQAIIPTTGIADAVAELEWAIKHGHKGALIATFPNGKYESTTDDDKFWAIAQEAEFPLGIHIGSFSETGLQPTLTQGTLGFLAGAGGSKSGADSIPATLKVMFSGACVKFPRLRFVIVEGNIGWIPTVMEQVDDMFLRYRWFTGASELMPLMPSRIFHRNFWATFMIDSIGIELRHHMNVDHLMWSTDYPHTGTDWPNNRVTIAKLFRGVPKDEVKKMLHDNCKRLYHLDHIPDRLPDTID; this is encoded by the coding sequence ATGTCCGAACTCTTCCATGAAGTTGCCAGCATCGACTATCCGATCATCGACTCCGACGCGCATGTGAACGAACCGCCGGATCTGTGGCAGGTGCGCGTACCGCAGCGGCTGAAGAACCGCGCGCCGAAGGTGCTGCATCAACCCGACGGCGATGTGTGGTCGTTCGACGACGGCAAGAAGTTGCGGCCGGTCGGGCTAACCGCGACGGCCGGACTCAGTTACCTGCAATTCCGTCCGTCAGGTTACAAATACGAATTGATCCGCCCTGGCAGCTTCGACACCAAAGAGCGATTGAAGGATCTCGACGCCGACGGGCTCTACGCCCAGATCATGTACCCGAGCGTCACGCTCGCCGGCGCGCGCACATACAGCGACGAGCGCGAGCTGCAATGTGCCTGCGTGCGCGCGTATAACGAATGGCTGCTCGAATTCTGCGCGCCGTCGAACGGTCGCCTGATTCCGCAGGCGATCATTCCAACGACCGGCATTGCCGACGCCGTCGCCGAGTTGGAGTGGGCGATCAAGCACGGCCACAAGGGTGCGCTGATCGCGACATTTCCCAACGGCAAATATGAGTCGACCACCGACGACGACAAGTTCTGGGCAATCGCGCAGGAGGCCGAATTTCCGCTCGGCATCCACATCGGCAGCTTCAGCGAGACCGGACTGCAGCCGACACTGACGCAAGGCACGCTCGGTTTCCTCGCCGGGGCGGGTGGCTCGAAGTCGGGCGCGGATTCAATTCCGGCCACTCTCAAGGTGATGTTCTCCGGTGCCTGCGTGAAGTTTCCGCGCCTGCGTTTCGTCATCGTCGAAGGCAACATCGGCTGGATTCCGACGGTGATGGAACAAGTCGACGACATGTTCTTGCGCTACCGCTGGTTCACCGGCGCGTCAGAGCTGATGCCGCTCATGCCGAGCCGCATTTTCCACCGCAACTTCTGGGCGACGTTCATGATCGATAGCATCGGCATCGAACTGCGCCATCACATGAACGTCGATCACCTGATGTGGTCGACTGACTATCCGCACACCGGCACCGATTGGCCCAACAATCGCGTCACCATCGCCAAACTCTTCCGCGGCGTGCCGAAGGACGAAGTGAAGAAGATGCTGCACGACAACTGCAAGCGGCTCTATCATCTCGATCACATTCCCGATCGGTTGCCGGACACGATCGACTGA
- the ettA gene encoding energy-dependent translational throttle protein EttA, producing the protein MPQFIFTMKDLRKVTPQGKEILKGIWLSFYAGAKIGVLGANGAGKSTLLRIMAGLDKDFSGEAVLGDGYSVGYLPQEPQLDPKKNVLQHVEEAVATTRALLTRFEEVSTKLGEPMSDDEMEKLLAEQGRLQDAIDAANAWELDRQLEIAMDALRLPPGDADVTTLSGGERRRVALCRILLQQPDLLLLDEPTNHLDAESVAWLERHLQEYKGTVVAVTHDRYFLDNAAGWILELDRGAGIPWEGNYSSWLDQKQKRLAQEEKEASARQRTLQRELEWVRLAPRARQAKGKARLAQYEQLLSEDRAADQRQGAAEISIPPGPRLGDLVIEAKGVRKAYGDRLLMDNVDFLLPRGGIVGVIGPNGAGKTTLFRMIVGQEQPDSGTLRIGDTVALSYVDQSRDTLDGERSVWEEISDGGKETIMVGKREVNSRAYAASFNFKGPDQQKRVKDLSGGERNRLHLSKLLKSGGNLLLLDEPTNDLDIDTLRALEDALVNFAGCAVVISHDRWFLDRIATHMLAFEGDSQVVWFEGNYQDYEADRHKRVGADADQPHRIKYRKLTPM; encoded by the coding sequence ATGCCGCAGTTCATCTTCACCATGAAAGACCTTCGCAAGGTCACTCCACAGGGCAAGGAGATTCTCAAGGGAATCTGGTTGTCTTTCTATGCCGGCGCCAAGATCGGCGTGCTCGGCGCCAATGGCGCTGGCAAAAGCACCCTCCTCCGCATCATGGCCGGGCTCGACAAGGACTTCTCCGGCGAAGCCGTTCTGGGTGACGGCTACAGCGTCGGCTACCTGCCTCAGGAACCCCAGCTCGATCCCAAGAAGAACGTCTTGCAGCACGTCGAAGAAGCCGTCGCGACCACGCGCGCGCTGCTCACGCGCTTCGAAGAGGTCTCGACCAAGCTCGGCGAGCCGATGTCGGACGACGAGATGGAGAAGCTGCTCGCCGAGCAAGGGCGCCTGCAAGACGCAATCGATGCGGCCAACGCCTGGGAACTCGACCGGCAGCTCGAGATCGCCATGGATGCGCTCCGCCTGCCTCCGGGCGATGCCGACGTGACCACGCTCTCCGGCGGGGAGCGCCGCCGCGTCGCGCTGTGCCGCATCCTGCTCCAGCAACCAGATCTGCTCCTGCTCGACGAACCGACCAACCACCTCGACGCCGAATCGGTGGCGTGGCTCGAACGCCATCTGCAGGAATACAAGGGCACAGTTGTCGCCGTCACGCACGATCGCTACTTCCTCGATAACGCCGCCGGCTGGATTCTCGAACTCGATCGCGGCGCCGGCATTCCATGGGAAGGCAATTATTCGTCGTGGCTCGATCAAAAACAGAAACGGCTCGCCCAAGAAGAGAAAGAGGCGTCGGCCCGTCAGCGCACGTTGCAGCGCGAGTTGGAGTGGGTGCGTCTGGCACCGCGCGCGCGGCAGGCGAAGGGTAAGGCTCGCCTCGCGCAGTACGAGCAGTTGCTTTCCGAAGATCGGGCCGCCGATCAACGCCAAGGGGCCGCCGAGATCAGCATTCCACCGGGGCCGCGGCTTGGTGATCTGGTGATCGAAGCGAAGGGTGTCCGCAAGGCCTACGGCGATCGGCTGCTGATGGACAACGTCGACTTCCTGCTGCCGCGCGGCGGCATCGTCGGCGTGATCGGACCGAACGGCGCCGGCAAGACGACCCTCTTCCGCATGATCGTCGGCCAAGAACAACCCGACAGCGGCACGTTACGAATCGGCGACACCGTGGCGCTATCGTACGTCGATCAGAGTCGCGACACGCTCGACGGCGAGCGCTCGGTGTGGGAGGAAATCTCCGACGGTGGCAAGGAGACGATCATGGTCGGCAAGCGCGAGGTCAACTCGCGCGCGTACGCGGCGTCGTTCAACTTCAAGGGCCCTGATCAGCAGAAGCGGGTAAAGGACCTCTCCGGCGGCGAGCGCAACCGGCTCCATCTGTCGAAGCTGCTCAAGAGCGGCGGCAACCTCTTGCTGCTCGACGAGCCGACCAACGATCTCGACATCGACACCCTGCGCGCGCTCGAAGACGCGCTCGTCAACTTCGCCGGCTGCGCGGTGGTCATCAGCCACGATCGCTGGTTCCTCGATCGCATTGCAACGCACATGCTCGCCTTCGAAGGCGACAGCCAGGTGGTGTGGTTCGAGGGCAACTACCAAGACTACGAAGCCGACCGCCACAAACGAGTCGGCGCGGATGCCGATCAACCGCACCGCATCAAGTACCGCAAGTTAACCCCGATGTGA
- the glnA gene encoding type I glutamate--ammonia ligase gives MSPKDAIKFAKENKAVCADLKFLDFLGTWQHFTVPMSEVDEALFEDGSGFDGSSIRGWQPIHASDMLVMPDASTAVMDPFCKDATLSLICNIIDPITKEDYSRDPRNVARKAEAFLKSTGVGDVAYFGPEPEFFIFDDIRYGQNQHSGYYFLDSVEGQWNTGREENPNLGYKPRYKEGYFPVPPTDSQQDIRQEMVRTMESVGIRIEKQHHEVATAGQAEIDMRFLPLVKMGDALMWYKYVVKNVARRNGKTATFMPKPVFGDNGSGMHVHQSIWKSDKPLFAGDGYGGMSEMAMHYIAGILKHAPALAAFTNPGTNSYRRLVPGFEAPVNLAYSSRNRSAAVRIPMYSPSPKAKRIEVRFPDPSCNGYLAFSAMLMAGLDGIEKRMSPGEPLDKDIYSLTPEELKNVPSMPGGLDEALNNLKKDHAFLLKGDVFTEDVIETWMEYKWSNEVNAVRLRPHPHEFAMYYDG, from the coding sequence ATGAGCCCGAAGGACGCAATCAAGTTCGCAAAAGAGAATAAGGCCGTGTGCGCCGATTTGAAGTTTCTCGACTTCCTCGGCACCTGGCAACATTTCACGGTACCGATGAGCGAGGTCGACGAGGCCCTCTTCGAAGACGGCTCCGGCTTCGACGGCTCGTCGATCCGTGGCTGGCAGCCGATCCATGCTTCGGACATGCTCGTGATGCCCGATGCGAGCACCGCCGTCATGGATCCGTTCTGCAAGGACGCGACGCTCAGCTTGATCTGCAACATCATCGACCCGATCACCAAAGAAGACTACAGCCGCGACCCGCGCAACGTCGCGCGCAAGGCCGAGGCCTTCCTGAAGTCGACTGGCGTGGGTGACGTGGCGTACTTCGGCCCCGAACCTGAGTTCTTCATCTTCGACGACATCCGCTACGGACAGAACCAGCACTCGGGGTACTACTTCCTCGATTCAGTCGAGGGCCAGTGGAACACGGGTCGCGAGGAGAATCCCAACCTCGGCTACAAGCCGCGCTACAAGGAAGGGTACTTCCCGGTGCCGCCCACCGACTCGCAACAGGACATCCGCCAGGAAATGGTCCGCACGATGGAGTCGGTCGGCATCCGCATCGAGAAGCAGCATCACGAAGTCGCCACCGCCGGCCAAGCCGAAATCGACATGCGTTTCTTGCCGCTGGTGAAGATGGGCGATGCGCTCATGTGGTACAAGTACGTCGTCAAGAACGTCGCGCGTCGCAACGGCAAGACGGCGACTTTCATGCCCAAGCCGGTGTTCGGTGACAATGGCTCGGGCATGCACGTTCACCAGTCGATCTGGAAAAGCGACAAACCGCTGTTCGCCGGCGACGGGTACGGGGGCATGTCGGAGATGGCGATGCATTACATTGCCGGCATCCTCAAGCACGCGCCGGCGCTAGCCGCCTTCACCAACCCCGGCACCAACAGCTACCGCCGCCTGGTTCCGGGTTTCGAGGCACCGGTCAATCTCGCCTACTCGAGCCGCAACCGCTCGGCCGCAGTGCGCATCCCGATGTACTCGCCGTCCCCGAAGGCGAAGCGCATCGAAGTGCGTTTCCCCGATCCGAGCTGCAACGGCTACCTCGCCTTCTCCGCCATGTTGATGGCCGGTCTCGACGGTATCGAGAAGCGGATGTCCCCGGGTGAACCGCTCGACAAGGACATCTACTCGCTCACGCCCGAGGAGCTGAAGAACGTTCCGTCCATGCCCGGTGGCCTAGACGAAGCGCTCAACAATTTGAAGAAGGACCACGCCTTCCTGCTCAAGGGCGACGTATTCACCGAAGACGTGATCGAGACCTGGATGGAATACAAGTGGAGCAACGAGGTCAACGCCGTGCGCCTGCGTCCGCATCCGCACGAATTCGCGATGTACTACGACGGCTAA
- a CDS encoding thiolase family protein — MQGNDWGFASDLEDVSGQIAIVGIGDADYTKASGRTTQQIAAQATERALADAGLASTDIDGIMYIPFSGDQLTAEAYHSHFGTTHEMWVSEKGGGMVWAGSAPYDAALAIRSGKAKYVLNTFSVAWATQRPQMVGGPGQVHAEDLYKQNLEVPFGWFPQPVYFATIARRHMHEFGTTPAQLGAIAVACRRHATLHPSAIMRHKPLTLDDYLRSPLIADPFRKEDCCLISDGGAAYIMTSLERARDLPGPIIAVLGVGVGNSHTGAYWSQQGGFTSTPQVFAAPGAFAMAGVARDDVDVLTCYDPFTIVSLMQIEDMGFCPKGEGGRFVEGDTLHFDSGKLPYNTHGGMLSHAYVLGIAHVVEVVKQLRHAAAAQVPNATIGIYGGYTGPQASTLILGRQ; from the coding sequence ATGCAAGGGAACGACTGGGGCTTCGCGAGCGACCTCGAAGACGTCAGCGGACAGATCGCCATCGTGGGCATTGGTGACGCCGACTACACCAAGGCGTCGGGACGCACGACGCAGCAGATCGCCGCGCAAGCCACCGAGCGGGCGTTGGCCGATGCCGGCCTGGCGTCGACCGACATCGACGGCATCATGTACATTCCGTTCTCGGGCGATCAGCTCACTGCTGAGGCATACCACTCACACTTCGGCACGACGCACGAAATGTGGGTGTCGGAAAAAGGCGGTGGCATGGTGTGGGCTGGCTCTGCCCCGTACGATGCCGCGCTCGCAATCCGTTCTGGCAAAGCCAAGTACGTGCTCAATACCTTCTCGGTGGCATGGGCGACGCAGCGACCGCAGATGGTCGGCGGGCCCGGTCAAGTACACGCCGAGGATCTCTACAAACAAAACCTCGAGGTGCCGTTCGGCTGGTTCCCGCAGCCGGTGTACTTCGCCACGATCGCACGGCGGCACATGCACGAGTTCGGCACGACCCCCGCGCAACTCGGCGCCATTGCCGTCGCATGCCGGCGCCACGCGACGTTGCACCCGTCCGCGATCATGCGACACAAGCCGCTCACGCTCGACGACTATCTGCGCAGTCCGCTGATTGCCGATCCGTTCCGCAAGGAAGACTGCTGTCTGATTTCCGACGGTGGCGCGGCGTACATCATGACTTCGCTCGAACGCGCGCGCGATCTGCCGGGTCCGATCATCGCGGTGCTCGGCGTCGGCGTCGGCAACTCGCACACTGGCGCCTACTGGTCGCAGCAGGGTGGCTTCACGTCGACGCCGCAAGTCTTCGCGGCGCCCGGCGCGTTCGCGATGGCGGGCGTCGCGCGCGACGATGTCGACGTGCTCACCTGCTACGACCCGTTTACGATCGTGTCGCTGATGCAAATCGAGGACATGGGTTTCTGTCCGAAGGGCGAAGGCGGTCGGTTCGTCGAAGGCGACACGCTGCACTTTGATTCCGGCAAACTGCCGTACAACACCCACGGCGGCATGTTGTCGCACGCCTACGTGCTCGGCATCGCGCACGTCGTCGAAGTGGTGAAGCAATTGCGTCACGCCGCAGCGGCACAAGTGCCGAACGCGACCATCGGCATCTACGGCGGCTACACCGGCCCGCAAGCGAGCACGCTGATTCTCGGGAGACAATGA
- a CDS encoding OB-fold domain-containing protein translates to MMHAEFPLADTNWEPTREFWAGAAREQLLITRCDMCGRYVWYPEPPCRYCGGTRLSWTRVSGRGTLFSWSVLHHAWIPQFAEQLPFVSGLVALAEDPAVRVVSYIVDCPIESLRCDMPVCVVFRPLRFAGVASSVVAPMFVTER, encoded by the coding sequence ATGATGCACGCAGAGTTTCCGCTCGCCGACACGAACTGGGAACCGACGCGCGAGTTCTGGGCGGGCGCCGCGCGCGAGCAATTGCTGATCACTCGTTGCGATATGTGTGGTCGCTACGTCTGGTATCCGGAACCACCGTGCCGCTACTGCGGCGGCACTCGGTTGAGTTGGACCCGCGTGAGCGGTCGCGGCACGCTGTTCTCGTGGTCGGTGCTGCACCACGCGTGGATTCCGCAGTTCGCCGAGCAATTGCCGTTCGTCAGCGGCCTCGTCGCGTTGGCCGAAGATCCCGCCGTCCGCGTCGTCAGCTACATCGTCGATTGTCCGATCGAGTCACTGCGTTGCGATATGCCGGTTTGCGTCGTCTTTCGTCCGCTGCGGTTCGCCGGCGTGGCCAGTTCCGTCGTCGCGCCGATGTTTGTGACAGAGAGATGA